A genomic window from Tolypothrix sp. PCC 7910 includes:
- a CDS encoding response regulator translates to MYKKPISFQGLRLVIVDDDPDTIKLLGILFELEGAEVKTATSVKQAIEIISSFQPDILISDICLPDEDGYSLLKKVRKLDAQTGRRTPAIALSAYIIEDDRRNAYLAGYQRYLHKPINLDLLAVAVADVVGISQCA, encoded by the coding sequence ATGTATAAGAAACCTATTTCATTTCAGGGTCTCAGATTAGTGATTGTTGATGACGATCCTGATACTATTAAACTTTTGGGCATTTTGTTTGAATTAGAAGGGGCAGAAGTCAAAACTGCCACATCAGTGAAACAGGCTATAGAAATTATTTCATCCTTCCAACCAGATATTCTGATTAGTGATATTTGCTTACCAGATGAAGATGGCTATTCTTTGCTAAAGAAAGTCAGAAAACTTGACGCACAGACAGGGAGAAGAACCCCTGCGATCGCACTTAGCGCCTACATCATAGAAGACGATCGCAGAAATGCATATTTAGCAGGTTATCAAAGGTATCTCCACAAGCCAATTAACTTAGATTTATTAGCAGTAGCGGTTGCTGATGTTGTGGGAATTTCGCAGTGTGCGTGA
- a CDS encoding alr0857 family protein — MLKLTYTEDSFSLEHLETSLENWVNQRVTLSLHSANNIYIESSQAAFLLPCDLSNLAELEKLNQANILEICPCDADAVEVVLKGTWIASNQESEVGIFVTSLDKSAELLLEQLAQTKQFCYA; from the coding sequence ATGTTAAAACTTACCTACACCGAAGACAGCTTTAGCTTAGAACATCTCGAAACCTCATTAGAAAATTGGGTAAATCAAAGAGTTACACTATCTTTGCATTCTGCAAATAATATTTACATTGAATCTAGTCAAGCAGCATTTTTACTTCCTTGTGATTTATCTAATTTGGCAGAGTTAGAGAAATTAAATCAAGCAAATATTTTAGAAATTTGTCCTTGCGATGCTGATGCGGTGGAAGTTGTTCTCAAAGGTACTTGGATAGCATCAAATCAAGAGAGTGAAGTAGGTATTTTTGTAACTTCACTGGACAAATCTGCGGAATTATTACTTGAACAACTAGCGCAAACTAAACAATTTTGTTACGCTTAA